GATATTCTAATATTAATTTGTACTAGTGCAGTGCTTGTTCAAAATATGTCTGTTATGAATGGGTTGATTACTTGGCCTCTGGTGTTGCTGCTTGCGGATTTCTcgagaaccgctcatccaaacaacttcacactcgacGCTGCACTTCATTGTGTCCTCAGCAAAACACCAGACAAGTGTGAAGTCGATCGGATGAACTGTTGTAGAGAAAATcgaaggacacacatacatacagacagacagagactccttccattttagttaaatatattcaaatgtaaTTCTAATATTAGAAAAtctataataaaagaaaattcaacCAATTTGCAAATAACTAGACAGATTATTGAAGtgatcacatttaaaaatgacaattgtaTGATAAGTTACAACAACAAGATAATcaactaaataaaaaatgaaaggtGTAAAATATTTAACCATAGTTCTTatttaattatatgttttttattgttcattgaGAAGTTACTGTTGATTGGGAATAAACTAGAGCATTATAACACtgcaataaaattatataattagtaactgttcaggtgttatttgcaaatatattgtattttttggggcataacacattaaaatcagTTCAGAGACACAAATTTGAACCGTATTTTGAaggaaaatcaacaaaaacaaagaacttCATAAAACAAAGACACTGTGATGTTACAGTTTATTGAGAATATCAAAGTTatgaattaaaaagacaaatctaACTTTACAGAAtgtattaaacacaaaataataaatgtaataaaggtttgaaaaattctaaaaactaaattatattttctatgtttatttttattttttgtatagtACAAGTCAAcattaaaaggaagaaacaaaaaacaaacctgagCTAAAAAAGTAACTGTTACGgtttaatttgtaaatatatatgtgtatatatgtatttatatatttagcaCAACTGTATCTAACTTGtgcataaagagagaaaatgtaaaaccaacCACAACACGTCGTAAGTGACATTTGTGAACACTGatcaaaatgataaatgagatgaattgatgagatgtgatggtgagaaaaggccagcagaaaacagtcagtcagcatgtgtgcagttggtggacggtcccttgtttctgaggatcatcagcagagagagtccacagcagtacaccagactcttcactatcagcactgtgtacagcacacagagcagcttcacctggTACTGAGACTGGAaggacactgacacacacacacacacacacacacacacacacacacacacacacacacacacacacacacacacaggtcagtctTCTCTCCACACTGTTTCAGTCTGTTCAACTGTGGACATTTTATCACaatatcatcacattttcttcagtagaaCTTGGACTTTTCCAGACGGGACGACCAGCTTTACATGAAGACAGGGGTCGACtacagtttgactgacagctcaaAGGCCCTTATTAAATACAACAAGTCAGGGCCGGACCCAGCTTTTTAGGGGCCCCAAACAGgatttgatttcctgttttcaacttaaaataacttttaaatcCACAACTAACTACAatttataacaattaaaatcactgaaggataaaaagcaaagtccaaatactgtttaaaaacacacaggttacTATAGATTTGAAGTTTTcaccacttgggggcagaagaactccacaacaagctaacaaactcctctctgacatattatggtctgtctgctgtttgctgctgggcaggtagtgtacagtgggtttatcaggaaacagctgctgctgctggaaacactgagactgaagcagacaggaaatgtgctgcaaaaccacaactaggagctaaaagaggctaaaaagctcattTAGTCATTAGATTCATTCTTAATATAAGACTAttgattagtggagctttaagATATACTCCCTAAACTTGTTCTATCACCCTCGAGGCCTAAAACTAAGTATAGCGCCccaaaaaatgttatttgtcagCCTGTGAAGTGAAAGCTCTCTCAGTGGGACTTGTTGTGCTGTGGGACACTCTAACAGAATCAGGGAGTGTATGTTTAAATCCTTCAATGATGAGCAGAAAGTGAACAGACTGATATGCAGCCCTAACTGCAGCAGGACATTGGAGCTGTCAGAGCatgcagagaggcagcaggtgatCTTACAGTCAGCTTGCTGCAGAGCTGGCAGGTCTGctggctctctctctggaggacaggaggctgctgaaaacacaaaaggagtcaaatgtttggagttgcagtgagaaatgtcagtgctctgctcctctgctctctctgacagcgtctccagatgaagctgaatcactgctgaacacagtcaccaagccttcattaccttgttctgtttgggccTCCACTGTTACCCCCTCGTGCTTGACGTAGCAGTGGTATTTATATGTGCTGTTCTCTTGCTGATTGAGCAGCAGGATGGAGGCAATGCGTCCCGGCTCTCTGAGCTCCAGCTGCTGTCCCTCAGCAGAGGTCAGATTCTCCAGCGGgccgttcttcttctgtcttttccaggagaactggaccagaggaggagacatggctgaggccagacacagcagggagcTATTCCCCTCCAGGTGGGCTCTGGATGCTGCTGGGTACACGCTCACCACGggcttcactacctgctcaactgaagtttgacagcagcaacaagcagcacagacacacattcacacagtcaacagcagcttacagcactgcactgcattcaGTCTGATCCTGGAAACTACATGATCACTAAACTACTCATCAATACACCACAAACATCATCTACTGGACACTGTATCAATAATCATATCAAACTAAAGCATCATGGAAGCTCatcatatgtcatatataaagattaaaacatcatttacCACTTTATCAATAATTACCACAACATTAGTTACTAATATAAtagagtttataaaatataaaatatatcatgaCATAACAGcctcatataaaatacatttgctgatgattacagtgttttatataaaatatatttaccaaCATAtactttaattaataaaaatcaataaataattttaacatgagttttatcttttacttaaaacaatattaccaCCACCACGACTACCATGTTCAGATACgtctaatataatataatataatataatataatataatataatataatataatataatataatataatataatataatataatataatataatataatataatataatataatatgatgacATTTGTCTAAGTAAAATTTAAAGTATAGTTTTATTACTCggttaaaatatattatatttatgttacatttgtaaatgattATAGTGTTTATATGAAGTATATTTACCAGCATATACTTTACTCTAATCAGACACACAATACATCAAtacttttaacaactttttttcagttttagcttttatataaaacacaattaccacaacatgttcagatatgtaaataaaatataatataataatatatattcttaattaaatgacaacatgtaaattatctgattcattatattttctatcaaacactttctaaaatatttttaacattatatatttgacatcatgttgatttcataaaccaatatgatttatattaaatatggattaagatatacaattatacattttatctataaattatatttagcttcatcacacatttaaaatgagtttgccttcatgcattaatttatcttccactaaaagacatatttatcatcataaacacacaattatcatgagatacattttaccatttacaaatatatactgtatatttaacacacaatatatttatcactatttgcttctaaaatgacatttaggaacatttattaaatgatgtttcacatcatatatcatcttgtttttaataaacaggagctgctgctgaatcagtgagattattaaatactgtttatttgtaacattactgatatcagactttttggctgtaaacaaactttgatgtgatgcataaataaagaagaacttGTGGTGTGCAGTGAGATTTGAAGCTCTTTTCAGGAGTTATTGATTAGTTTTATGGAAGAATGGCTGCATCAAGAATTCTCtactaaatatgaaaaaactaacatgtaaagcctgaagcagcagaaactaaaactaaaaacacattttcaacttgttcaataaaacaactgaaggaaaatgaaagtttagtcTTACCTACATACAGTTTAGTTCCAGAGACAAAGATCCAGCCGCTCACAGTGAATgagactgtgacaaaaacctgtCTGCTGTTGAATGTGTCAGCTGAGGTGAACGAATCCAAATTATGaaccagtatcatatttcatctccatgatgtgtttctctaatgttcatatcaacatgactgtctcttcttttatttgattttagccacattagcagTGTGACTATATGGATGCTAATGTCAGTCggttggtcggtccaccacttaaGTGCAGATCCATTGGATCTGATTGTGGATCAAAGGACGGATGgattgttcattaaatgttgtgCAGACGTTCACGGTCCCCAGaggattcaattatttatttgacttgatTGATTCTAACTTTGAATccagcgccaccagcaggttgacatgtttggtccagactgaaatatcttttcatctattggatggattgtcatgtaatttagtagaaatattcatgttcccctcaggatgaattataataactttgatcctctgacttttcctctagcgccaccatcaggtcaacatttaaactcaactaagaactcatttaaaatcaaactgacaTTTGTAATGATGCAAATTACTTAAAGCtgttataatcaatatttttataataaccatgatgtgtcagtgtgtaatgtgttggtcgtggctcgtagtgatgaacctacagagaattatcagtgactctgcagctcctctcggctttacggagctttatagtgagtttcagctcattgtttatctgtccggctgcaactttactgttttgttaaataaaaaatgaaagttCAAAAGTTGTAAAGTTGACATTTGAGGAGATTTGTTGAGTATTATGAACTAAACCAAGTTAGGATGACATTAGTACCTGTGCTGCCATGCAGGTACATTTTCATAGGAGCCgtagtttttgtttgcttgtcaaTCAATtgatgtttaacattttgaatcacATAAAGGATTAAATTTCTAATAGTAAATGCTGTAGTGGAGCCATTTGTCTTAGAATATGGACAGTAAACATCAGAACCTGTGGTTAAGGtttagttaggtttaggtaaagatcatggtttgggttaaaatgacttcCTCCTTAAGATGAGGGGAGCGgtgtcgtcatggttacaataatgaACACGTGGTTAAAGTCAGGAAATGATGGTGGTcgtgttaaaagaaacaaacagtgtctgCTGTCGTTTCTCTCGTTTCTCAGCTGCTCACAGAGCaaaatccatttacatttaccaCATTTCTGTTGAGGGGAAATTGTCATAAATCCAAGAATTGTGTTGAATCTTTTACTAAAGTGAAATTATCTGTTGAAATCTGCTTAAAGATGTGACGTGAAGAATCCTGCCTGAAGACTTCTATTGTGAAAGAGCCACAGGAAGTATTTTCATTAACAGcagattattattgtgaagGAGGAATGAACTTTATtccagcagcaggtcaaagaagaccatttttatcttcatctcaaactttcaactctgtcaaacatctttttctatttattattttgtcaatttttgttattaaatcaaatgttaataaagtttcacttttgatctctccattatttgtctcttttatctgtgttatattgttgtttgtttgtttgtgttcatcttGTTGTATCATTGTGCTTCTGTGTTGCTCCTTtgttctcactgtgtggaacaacaggaaacctgctgaaatagctgataaataatatcaatgaaatataatgtttaaatcaaaatcctgacaccaacagacaaacatttagtcctcagctcagtttgttagtgactctggctgagatggaggtgaaatatgtgaacctgggctgtggtttactgctctcttcctgtcacaaacactgtttgacatctgttcatctggaggtttttgtacaggctgcagggatcatttctcaCTGTGGGTATCTCTCTTATAACAGACGCAGTAGTAGGTGGCTGAATGTGAGAGTTTAACTGTCTGGATCTGCAACTCACAGCCGTTCTCTTTATTTACAGCTGAGAAATCATCTTTCTGAGGATGATTGTAACTATTATCTATTTTACCATTACTCTTGTCAATATAAAGAATCCttgtgaatgtttctgtgtctttcttctggTACCAGAATACTTCATCAAACAAACACTGGTCAGTTCCTCCACAGCTGAAGGAGACGTTTTCACCAACTCTCCTGGTCAATGTTAAATCATCCTGAATCAGgtctgctgccatggcaaccagcgctgtagagaaacagacacacagatgaaggtgagtgtgacagtgtttgttaaaggttgagtttgttggctcctgattggctgcaaacactcacctgaacacagacagcacagagcagcagctgggaggaaaagcattttgtgcagtggtgtttccTCTGGTGAACCTGGGGAGAAGTGGCGCTCTGATGCAGCTGAGGCCAAACAAGGACGAGCTGTGAGATCAGACGAGGGCCACGTGGTTTCTAACAGCTCCTCAAacctcccatcagcccctgcgGCGGACAGataaggctgctgctgctgctgctgctgctgctgctgctgtgtggttttCCTCTGAGTGGAGGAGCAACAGGCTGCACACAGTTACCATGGAGATGGACGTCACTGACACATCACTGTTTGATTGTTCACAGGTGTTAATGTGAGAATTTATCAGGtctattcaaatatttacaatcattacagctgcatttaaaagaagcagaaacacaaactcatattagtttaacagtgaaagtgatgGAGAGCAGAGACGGACTGATATTATCTCAActggtttttaaaatgatttgactcttattttttaatcatatgttttcctccacgtctctgtttctctgtgtgcttcactttcactttcttcatcTTGATTTTAATCTGGCAGCAGATCAAAAATCTgggacacaacaaaacacaaaaacattcatggaACCACAAACACGTTCAGGTTGGTGGTGAATTTAGCAACACAGATTGTTCTCTGTTGTTTGTAGAACAgatgtgatgaaaataaaaaaaactacaaatccaCAAAGCTCCTCCTGAACTGTGATTTTAACCTTTAAATGTTCcccttatatttatttaatccactttaataaatgaattgaatttccTGCATCATCTGATGGTATCATGCATTCATTGACGCTCTCTGTTAACACTGAgtttagacacatttcctcAAATTTCATCCTGacagatttgatatttttggaaacttttgttattattcttaataataataataaaaataataataataataataataataataataatacctttcAGCTTCATATGCtatgttacaaataaaactgtatttaaaaatatgtttttcagatTCATTATTATctcttctatgtttttatttcacagttgGTTTAAGTTTAATATCCTAATGTTAATTTGTGTATAATATTCAATTATAATTCTAACATTACAAACTCTAAAATTCAGCTTATTTGCaaataactgaatatttattcatgattattaaataaaaggttGGTACCAAATACAACCTACACCAGTCTACatgttcagctgttttcaggagcaaaaccaaaagtaactctctccctttttattatataatatttataatatattttacacattatattatatattatttatattgttcCACCATCTTATTAGACTTTAAAGCTGTAGTTTACATCTCATTCTCcactttatattatattacctctatctgctctgtgctgagcTGTCAGTAATAAAACCTTT
This sequence is a window from Thunnus albacares chromosome 12, fThuAlb1.1, whole genome shotgun sequence. Protein-coding genes within it:
- the LOC122993442 gene encoding uncharacterized protein LOC122993442 codes for the protein MLFLPAAALCCLCSALVAMAADLIQDDLTLTRRVGENVSFSCGGTDQCLFDEVFWYQKKDTETFTRILYIDKSNGKIDNSYNHPQKDDFSAVNKENGCELQIQTVKLSHSATYYCVCYKRDTHISFTVSGWIFVSGTKLYVVEQVVKPVVSVYPAASRAHLEGNSSLLCLASAMSPPLVQFSWKRQKKNGPLENLTSAEGQQLELREPGRIASILLLNQQENSTYKYHCYVKHEGVTVEAQTEQAASCPPEREPADLPALQQADCKITCCLSACSDSSNVLLQLGLHISLFTFCSSLKDLNIHSLILLECPTAQQVPLRELSLHRLTNNIFWGAILMSFQSQYQVKLLCVLYTVLIVKSLVYCCGLSLLMILRNKGPSTNCTHAD